In Eremothecium gossypii ATCC 10895 chromosome IV, complete sequence, the genomic stretch AATTAAAATCGGTGATACCGTGGTCGAAAAAGTGGGCGCACGTAGGGAAGGTCAAGTTCTGTACGTGCAATCGCATCAGATATTTATCGTGTCCAAGAAGATTGTCGAGAATGCTGGTGTGTTCGTGGTAAACCCGATGAATGTGGAGGCAGTCGCATCGCGGGAGAACCTCATTGCAAGTAAACTGGACCTGACAAAGATGAATCCAGAGATCGCCGCGAAGATGGGCCCACCCTCACAGACTGCACAGCCTGTTTCCGTTGGACGCGATGTCGCCCTCAACAAGACCGTGCGTATCCGTTCCGCTGGCTACAAGGGCCAGCTTGGTATCGTCAAGGATGTCAATGGCGACATGGCTACGGTCGAGTTACACTCGAAGAATAAGCACATCACGGTAGACAAACGGAAACTCACGTACTTCAACCACGAGGGTGGAGACGGTATCACATACGACGAGCTGGTCAGCCGTCGTGGTAGGATGCCCCATGCCAGACTTGGTCCCAGCTATGTCAGTGCGCCGCGCACAATGGCTACAGGAGCACCTGGTGCTGCGCCCGCGCTCAGCGGCGGCATGACTCCCGGCTGGAGCTACTTCGACGGCGGCAAGACCCCAGCAGTGGGGTCGCAtggcgccggcgcagccTCCGCGTGGGGTGGTGCCTCCAGTTGGGGTGGCCAGGGCGGGGGAGCCACGTCCACGTGGGGTGGTCAGCCCGGAAACGTTTCCACATGGGGCGGCCAGACAGGCGCCACATCAACATGGGGAGGCGCCTCCACATGGGGCAACAAGTCTACCTGGGGAGGCGCCTCCACCTGGGCCTCCGGCGGCGAGAACGGCGCCGCGTCCACAtggggcggcggcgaccGCTCCGCCTATGGCGGCGCCTCGACGTGGGGCGCCGCAGGGGGCGCCTCTGCCTGGGGCGGCAACAAATCCCACCACCGTCCAGACGGTAGTAACTCCACATGGGGCACTGCCCCACAGGGCAATCGCTCTGCCTGGGGCGACCAGCCCGCCGGCAGCGGTTCCTCCTGGGGCGGCGCCCGCTAGCTTCCTGTATAATATAGATTCTGCTATTTACTATTTCGTGTACCGGCTGAAGCTCACAGGCTTGCGCTCCGCCACCTTGCGCTTCTTGGCTTCGCGGAACAACACCCGCCGCTTGGCAACCGGATCATACCGCACCTGTGTGACAAGCGGTGCGCCTCGTGCCACAGCGACATGCCGGAAAAACCCAGTAAGAGCAGTCGAGACGAGTCTCACCACCGTCGTTTTGCTCTTAGTCTTAGCCATCGTCCTATCGCCACCCTTCCGCTAGTACTGAACGCTCAAGCCTCCACGAAGGCCTTTTGCTTTTGTTAATACTTGCCCATCTGGAACGGGTCTTCGAGTAGATTGGTGATCTTTTTTCAAGTCGTGCAATACGGAGGTGAAAAATTTTTAATGACCCAGTAATACTTCAGCTCTCGAAGGCCTTACCAGGAACGGGATTCCAAGCGTCGAAACAGCTAGAAACTGTCGTGAGCCATCTAGGATGTCGGAAGTACCAGAACCGCGGATTATCGAAAACCCAGATGGGTCCAAGACTATTATTTCCTTCAAGATAGATGGCGGGAAGAAGTTGAAGATCACACAGCGGGTCAAAGAGATCAAAATCACAGAAAAGGTGAACAAATCGATCGCCGAGCGGCGCAAGTGGGCCAAGTATGGGGCAGAGGCAGGCTCGGGGCCGGGTCCAAACCTGTCGACGACGAAGCTGGccgaggagctgcagctgaGACTGGCTCCATCGCTGAAGGAGGTTCGCGAACAGGACAGCaaggagaaggagaaggagaagcAGGAGGGCGAGAAGAGCTTGTATGTGTGCCGTACGTGTGGTATTCCGGGTCATTTCACGACGAAGTGTCCGTTCCGCGACATCCTGGGCGAGATGAGCGGTCCGGCCGAAGGCGAGGGCGGACTGGACGCGGCGGTGGACACCGCCATGCCTGCAGCGTCTGCGCCTGGCAAGTACGTGCCGCCTTCGCGCCGTGCGGGTGGCAGAGACCCTTCGTCGGACGTCTACAAGGACCAGCGGGAGCGCGACGATGCCATGACGCTGAAGATCATGCAGCTGAACGAAAACGCCGACGAGATGACGATCAAGCAGAAGCTTCTCTCGCCATTCCCCAACGTGCCTAGGGTGGCGGTTGTTAGGAATAAGGAGACAGGTAGATCCCGTGGTATTGCATACGTGACCTTCGCCTCGGAGAAGGACGCGGAGACCGCTTTGAGACTGCTACATGGTAGAGGTTTTATGAACTTGATTCTGCAGGTAGACTGGTCCAAGCCAAAGAAATGAGCTTCATTGGCGCGTATTGCTGTTGATCGCAGCTAACCTTGGCGCGATGGGCTCCAGCGCTTTGGAATAAAAATCCTGTACGATATAAATAGCTCTACACATATATCATTCTGTTATTACTTAATACAGCCATTTTTTCATTGGGTTACTCTGGAGCATCCCAATCCAATGCTGTGAAGTAGTCAAGCCAGTAATGCAGAGAGACTACACTGCTACCGAAGTCTTCCAAGAAAGCGGGCCGGATGCCATCGTTTATCTACATGGCGGGGCATGGATTGACGTACGCAATTCGCCTCGTGATTTCGCCGAGCTCGCCGCAAGGGTTCGTGAGGATGCTCCCCTAGCATCACAATACGCGGTTACCTATCGTCTGTCTCCAGAAGTACAGCACCCAGTTCACGTTGCAGATTGCGTCGAACATATTTCTC encodes the following:
- the MRPL39 gene encoding mitochondrial 54S ribosomal protein bL33m (Syntenic homolog of Saccharomyces cerevisiae YML009C (MRPL39)) — translated: MAKTKSKTTVVRLVSTALTGFFRHVAVARGAPLVTQVRYDPVAKRRVLFREAKKRKVAERKPVSFSRYTK
- the TIF35 gene encoding translation initiation factor eIF3 core subunit g (Syntenic homolog of Saccharomyces cerevisiae YDR429C (TIF35)) — protein: MSEVPEPRIIENPDGSKTIISFKIDGGKKLKITQRVKEIKITEKVNKSIAERRKWAKYGAEAGSGPGPNLSTTKLAEELQLRLAPSLKEVREQDSKEKEKEKQEGEKSLYVCRTCGIPGHFTTKCPFRDILGEMSGPAEGEGGLDAAVDTAMPAASAPGKYVPPSRRAGGRDPSSDVYKDQRERDDAMTLKIMQLNENADEMTIKQKLLSPFPNVPRVAVVRNKETGRSRGIAYVTFASEKDAETALRLLHGRGFMNLILQVDWSKPKK